A genome region from Deltaproteobacteria bacterium includes the following:
- a CDS encoding GNAT family N-acetyltransferase produces MNKIIEFKTKNNQIFEMITVERNLIENYLNEIAQFRIKYFKSYPYLYVGNLEYEKEYINGYANNSKSLLILALYNGKIIGVSTALPLNSNADILGEAPVLFAKKGLNINEYFYYGEIIVKTEFQGIGIAAKIYDMQESYAKAEGFKKIILATVNRRPNDPRKPSDYFNTDIVWNKLGFKKCNIQINYNWPTITENGSIKDINNPMDFWTKEIK; encoded by the coding sequence ATGAATAAAATAATTGAGTTTAAAACAAAAAATAATCAAATTTTTGAAATGATAACTGTTGAAAGAAATTTGATTGAAAATTATCTCAATGAAATTGCGCAGTTTAGGATTAAATATTTTAAAAGCTACCCCTATTTGTATGTTGGGAATTTGGAATACGAAAAAGAATATATTAATGGATATGCTAATAATTCAAAATCACTCTTAATACTAGCACTTTATAACGGTAAAATCATAGGTGTATCAACAGCACTACCATTAAATAGTAATGCTGACATTTTAGGTGAAGCGCCGGTCTTGTTTGCAAAAAAGGGTCTAAATATTAATGAATACTTCTATTATGGCGAAATCATAGTTAAAACAGAATTCCAAGGCATTGGTATTGCTGCAAAAATATATGATATGCAAGAATCCTATGCTAAAGCTGAAGGATTTAAAAAAATAATATTAGCAACTGTAAATAGACGTCCAAATGACCCAAGAAAACCTTCAGACTACTTTAATACTGATATTGTGTGGAACAAACTGGGGTTTAAGAAATGTAATATTCAAATTAACTACAACTGGCCTACAATAACTGAAAATGGCTCAATAAAAGATATTAATAATCCAATGGATTTTTGGACTAAGGAAATAAAATAA
- a CDS encoding HAMP domain-containing histidine kinase has translation MIKNIKVFDAKISDSLYVFSEDSSLNEIPESLLNDNNKSSVLIDEKSNLIIIKKMILFDDQYQLGPSAKKRGEIYTFISIEEIAKPIPNLKFITYIPSDYNPNFIKLKIFESEKSYFIFIISMTVVIIFFVIILALGSLRIHKKMILPIINLTNYVRERHCLSDYKKEENEIDELKSTFNLYLKFIEESNYKLLQNSKDAAKAEQARQVAHDIRSPLSALSLISSQLSILPEDTRIIIQNAISRINDIANNLLNKGTNTNDSESQILNYSQQDQFSKYLLSPLIDSIVSEKRIQYRENSNISISAMIDQSYGIFANANSVELKRAISNLVNNSVEAFPNNSGSVVISITKNETHALISIVDNGIGIPDHILDKIGTFGFSFGKDSSTSGNGLGVYHAKKMTEDSGGIFKIQSSVDSGTTIVLSFPLAPPPVWFVERLFLKPNFQIISLDDDITIHQIWRGRFSSFNISGHNINHLIFTSGTDFKRHFATINNSETNMQLFLIDYELLNQNQTGLDIIEELNIAPHSILVTSRFEESKLLDRCNKLDIKLIPKAMAGYVPIEIKSLPILYDWVLIDDDILIHQTWSFASKEAKKDFLSFFAESDFMDACDNIDKSSSIYVDANLGNGKKGEDLAKKLHTIGFVNIFIATGNDPEDVKVGAFIKGIIGKHPPTLV, from the coding sequence TTGATAAAAAATATTAAAGTTTTTGATGCTAAAATATCTGATTCTTTATATGTTTTCAGTGAAGATTCAAGCTTAAATGAAATTCCAGAGTCTCTTTTGAATGACAATAACAAAAGTTCAGTGTTAATTGATGAAAAGAGTAATTTAATAATTATAAAAAAAATGATTTTGTTTGATGATCAATATCAACTTGGTCCGAGTGCAAAAAAACGTGGGGAAATTTATACTTTCATTTCAATTGAGGAAATAGCTAAACCAATTCCGAATCTAAAATTTATAACATATATTCCTTCAGATTATAATCCAAACTTTATTAAGCTAAAAATATTTGAGTCTGAAAAATCATATTTTATATTCATTATTTCAATGACTGTAGTCATTATTTTTTTTGTAATAATACTAGCCTTGGGTAGCTTAAGAATTCATAAAAAAATGATATTGCCCATAATTAATCTTACAAACTATGTACGCGAAAGACATTGTCTATCTGATTATAAGAAAGAAGAAAATGAAATTGATGAACTAAAATCAACATTTAATTTATATTTGAAATTTATCGAAGAATCTAATTATAAATTATTACAGAATTCTAAAGATGCCGCAAAGGCAGAACAAGCTCGTCAAGTGGCGCATGACATTCGTTCACCTCTTTCAGCCTTGAGTTTAATATCCAGTCAATTATCTATTTTGCCGGAAGATACAAGAATCATTATTCAAAATGCAATTAGTAGAATAAATGATATTGCTAATAATTTATTAAATAAAGGTACTAATACAAATGATTCTGAAAGCCAGATCTTAAACTATTCTCAGCAAGATCAATTTTCTAAATACTTATTGTCACCATTAATCGACAGTATCGTTTCTGAAAAAAGAATTCAATATCGCGAGAACAGCAATATTTCAATTTCAGCAATGATTGATCAAAGTTATGGAATATTTGCGAATGCCAACTCTGTCGAGCTGAAGCGGGCCATATCCAATTTAGTTAATAATTCCGTTGAAGCTTTTCCAAATAATTCAGGCAGTGTAGTTATCTCAATTACTAAAAACGAAACCCATGCTTTAATTTCCATAGTTGATAATGGAATTGGTATTCCCGACCACATTCTTGATAAAATAGGTACCTTTGGGTTTTCTTTTGGCAAAGACAGCAGTACTAGTGGAAATGGTTTGGGAGTTTACCATGCAAAAAAAATGACAGAGGATTCTGGTGGAATATTTAAAATTCAATCCTCGGTTGATTCGGGAACTACAATCGTTCTTTCTTTCCCTCTTGCTCCGCCTCCAGTATGGTTTGTCGAAAGGCTTTTTTTAAAACCCAATTTCCAAATCATTTCCCTAGATGATGACATCACAATCCATCAAATATGGAGAGGTAGATTTAGTTCTTTTAATATTTCAGGCCACAACATTAATCATTTAATTTTTACTTCAGGGACAGATTTTAAAAGACATTTTGCTACAATCAATAATTCTGAAACTAATATGCAATTGTTTTTAATTGACTATGAATTGCTAAATCAAAACCAAACTGGATTAGATATAATCGAGGAACTAAATATTGCCCCTCATTCCATCCTAGTTACTTCAAGATTCGAGGAAAGCAAATTACTTGATAGATGTAATAAGTTAGATATCAAACTTATTCCTAAGGCTATGGCTGGCTATGTTCCTATTGAGATCAAATCACTTCCTATTCTATATGATTGGGTACTGATAGATGATGACATCTTAATACATCAAACATGGAGTTTTGCTTCTAAGGAAGCCAAAAAAGACTTCCTTTCATTTTTTGCAGAGTCTGATTTCATGGATGCATGTGATAATATCGATAAATCATCAAGCATTTACGTTGATGCCAATCTTGGAAATGGCAAAAAGGGCGAGGATCTTGCGAAGAAGTTACATACGATTGGATTTGTGAATATATTTATTGCCACAGGAAATGATCCTGAAGATGTAAAAGTAGGAGCCTTCATTAAAGGTATTATTGGAAAGCATCCGCCAACGTTAGTTTAA
- a CDS encoding SRPBCC domain-containing protein — MDKIINQKVSLKCTPTEAFQLFTQNKYLESWLTAAADVEPTVGGKYELFWKPDDRENDSTIGCKVLAVQDGSFINFEWKGPQQYNQFMNTRRPFTNVMVTFAKRDTFTDVQLIHTGWGEGSEWDEARQWFEKAWSMSFAELPKVAAKEFPQFYNLLNTKIWRGLLMYIPTLYFSSPGIISSR; from the coding sequence ATGGATAAAATAATAAATCAAAAAGTGAGCCTCAAATGCACTCCAACAGAGGCGTTCCAACTTTTTACTCAAAACAAATACCTCGAATCTTGGCTAACGGCAGCAGCGGACGTTGAGCCGACTGTTGGCGGCAAGTACGAATTATTTTGGAAACCCGATGACCGAGAAAATGATAGCACCATTGGCTGTAAAGTTCTGGCTGTACAAGACGGCTCATTCATCAACTTCGAATGGAAGGGGCCTCAGCAATACAACCAATTTATGAATACACGCCGACCATTCACCAACGTCATGGTGACGTTTGCAAAAAGAGATACTTTCACTGATGTTCAATTGATCCATACGGGTTGGGGTGAAGGTTCAGAATGGGACGAAGCTCGTCAGTGGTTTGAAAAGGCGTGGTCAATGTCATTTGCGGAATTGCCGAAGGTAGCGGCAAAAGAATTTCCTCAATTCTACAATTTACTAAATACCAAAATTTGGAGAGGATTGTTGATGTACATTCCTACTTTGTATTTCTCTTCTCCAGGTATAATTTCTTCAAGGTAA
- a CDS encoding adenylosuccinate synthase encodes MSGIVVIGAQWGDEGKGKLIDVFSENADMVVRYQGGANAGHTLVVKGTKTVLHLIPSGILRPETQCVITAGVVIDVFGLRDEINKLKSNGFLQNPKQLAISDLSTVLLPYHKALDQSRETALSDDKIGTTGKGIGPAYEDRAARRAILFGDLYNPKTLLDKLEFVLKEKNFLIKNLYQGTEFNAAELYSLLLQVAEDLKPYRLKDTSLMVNKMLKSNKRVLFEGAQGTMLDILHGTYPFVTSSSTISGSACIGAGIGPTQIKNVIGVFKAYTTRVGSGPFPTELKNEVGQKIQTDGHEFGSTTGRARRCGWLDLVALRYAIRVNGITNTALMKLDILSGHDRIGVCTAYKLGDETITELPPSPYELEQAEPVIEYLPGWKEDISKVTQLKDLPRNATSYIDFISNNLSSPIDVISVGPGREQTLWVKPLFNT; translated from the coding sequence ATGTCAGGAATTGTTGTTATTGGAGCTCAATGGGGTGATGAAGGAAAAGGTAAATTAATCGACGTCTTCTCTGAAAACGCTGACATGGTCGTGAGGTACCAGGGTGGCGCTAATGCCGGCCACACCCTTGTCGTCAAAGGAACTAAAACCGTATTGCATTTAATTCCCTCCGGGATCCTAAGACCAGAAACACAATGTGTGATCACGGCTGGAGTTGTTATTGATGTTTTTGGCTTACGAGATGAAATTAATAAACTCAAGAGCAATGGCTTTCTGCAAAATCCAAAACAATTGGCAATTTCAGATTTATCCACAGTCCTGCTTCCCTACCACAAAGCCCTAGACCAATCCCGCGAAACCGCTCTTTCTGATGATAAAATCGGCACCACAGGTAAAGGAATAGGTCCTGCCTATGAGGACCGAGCTGCAAGACGAGCCATTTTATTTGGTGATCTTTACAATCCAAAAACTCTATTAGATAAGTTAGAGTTTGTATTAAAAGAGAAAAATTTCCTAATTAAAAATTTATATCAAGGCACTGAGTTTAATGCTGCTGAACTCTACTCCCTGTTACTACAAGTTGCTGAAGACTTAAAGCCCTACCGTCTAAAAGATACCTCATTGATGGTAAATAAAATGTTGAAAAGTAACAAACGAGTCCTTTTTGAAGGAGCCCAAGGCACCATGCTAGATATTTTACATGGTACCTACCCCTTTGTGACCTCTTCTTCAACAATCTCTGGATCTGCATGCATTGGCGCAGGTATTGGACCAACGCAAATCAAAAATGTCATTGGTGTTTTTAAAGCTTACACCACGCGAGTGGGCTCGGGCCCTTTTCCTACAGAATTAAAAAATGAAGTTGGGCAAAAAATCCAAACGGATGGTCATGAATTTGGTTCGACCACTGGTCGCGCCAGAAGATGCGGGTGGTTAGATCTTGTGGCCCTTCGATATGCCATCCGAGTTAATGGAATCACTAATACGGCTTTGATGAAATTGGATATTTTATCTGGCCACGATAGAATTGGAGTATGCACCGCTTACAAATTAGGTGACGAAACGATCACGGAATTACCACCATCTCCCTATGAATTAGAGCAAGCTGAACCCGTTATCGAGTATCTACCAGGCTGGAAAGAAGACATTTCAAAAGTGACTCAGCTTAAAGATTTGCCTCGAAATGCTACAAGCTATATTGATTTTATTTCGAATAATTTAAGCTCACCCATCGATGTGATTTCTGTCGGCCCAGGCAGAGAACAAACTCTTTGGGTTAAACCTTTGTTTAATACGTAA
- a CDS encoding phosphoglycerate dehydrogenase, which yields MGQKKIVVTDRFSLESLLFLERQPQIKLHKVEPHSLFSSDLLGQTHGLLIRSTTPINEEILKKAKNLQVIITATSGFDHIDLDATQKWGITVMHTPNANRESTAQLTLGLLLSCAQKINSAHRSLKEGSWRQENHLGIELSQKTWGIVGLGRIGSRVSELAQAFKMNVISYDPFLSDDVFSSNGARRVSFEELLKLSDVISFHVPKTQETYKMLGKNQFQSIHREVILINTSRGSVIDEEALIWALDKKIIKGLALDVFEKEPLSRSSKLLNYTDVLLTPHIGAFTEEAFFKASQEATHKILQFFIDGSTQDTLPPKAPWHGASHFRFD from the coding sequence ATGGGTCAAAAAAAAATAGTGGTGACCGATCGATTTTCTTTAGAAAGTCTTTTGTTCCTAGAAAGACAACCCCAGATAAAACTACACAAAGTGGAACCACATTCTTTATTTTCTTCAGATTTGTTAGGCCAAACACATGGACTTCTCATTCGATCAACAACGCCCATCAATGAAGAAATACTAAAGAAAGCAAAGAACCTTCAAGTGATTATTACGGCGACTAGCGGTTTTGATCATATCGATCTCGACGCCACCCAAAAATGGGGTATTACGGTCATGCACACTCCCAATGCTAACCGCGAATCCACGGCCCAACTAACTCTGGGCTTGCTTTTAAGCTGTGCTCAAAAAATAAATAGCGCTCATCGTTCGTTAAAAGAAGGCTCTTGGCGACAAGAAAATCACCTAGGCATTGAACTCTCTCAAAAAACCTGGGGAATCGTTGGCCTTGGAAGAATTGGATCCAGAGTGAGTGAACTGGCTCAGGCTTTTAAAATGAATGTTATTTCCTATGATCCTTTTTTATCTGATGATGTTTTTTCCTCCAATGGTGCCCGCCGAGTCAGTTTTGAAGAATTGCTTAAGCTCTCTGATGTTATCAGTTTTCATGTTCCCAAGACTCAGGAAACTTATAAAATGCTTGGTAAAAATCAATTTCAGTCCATTCATCGCGAAGTGATTTTGATAAATACTTCAAGGGGCAGCGTGATTGATGAGGAGGCTCTCATTTGGGCTCTTGATAAAAAAATAATCAAGGGACTTGCTCTTGACGTTTTTGAAAAGGAACCTCTTAGTCGATCCTCTAAGTTATTAAACTATACTGATGTTTTATTAACTCCTCATATTGGAGCCTTTACGGAAGAAGCCTTTTTTAAAGCCTCTCAGGAAGCTACTCATAAGATCCTTCAGTTTTTTATTGATGGCTCCACCCAAGATACCTTGCCTCCAAAAGCACCATGGCACGGAGCTTCTCATTTTAGATTTGATTAA
- a CDS encoding alanine--glyoxylate aminotransferase family protein — protein MKKFDYSLMAPGPVNLHPEVRKILSEPMIHHRTPEFDKILAQVLKKMKFIFQTQEPTYLLTSTGSGGMEALLVNTLSPGDSVLCIVSGKFGERWSQMASSFGLKTDELLIPWGEAFRTSSIKEKLSQKKYAAVLTQACETSTGVLHPIQGLGELISEHPDTLLLVDGITALGALPLPLDEWHIDGLVGGSQKAFMLPTGMSFIAFSKKAQKRFDTAKIPRFYFDIRKEKKANETGETFFSSNVSLIKALNFVLTEIEKKGLTTQFNENKRRSEFTLYMIQLLGLKSYAQTPSPSLTAMCLPPGIDGQLVRAELEKDFQITVMGGQDQAKGKILRIGHMGYIQDHELLNLSEALYEVLSKHHYKAPFDQKLYSNKLNQWLKEN, from the coding sequence ATGAAAAAATTTGATTACTCACTGATGGCACCAGGCCCTGTAAACCTTCATCCTGAAGTTCGAAAGATTCTTTCCGAGCCAATGATACACCACAGAACTCCTGAATTTGATAAAATTCTAGCGCAAGTTCTTAAAAAAATGAAATTCATTTTCCAAACTCAAGAACCGACCTACCTCCTCACTTCTACAGGCTCAGGTGGAATGGAAGCTCTTCTTGTAAATACCTTGTCTCCCGGAGATTCTGTTTTATGTATTGTTTCTGGAAAATTTGGTGAACGCTGGTCTCAAATGGCCAGTTCCTTTGGCTTGAAAACAGATGAACTTCTTATTCCGTGGGGAGAAGCTTTCCGTACCTCTTCCATAAAAGAAAAATTATCACAAAAAAAATATGCGGCGGTTCTGACTCAGGCTTGTGAAACTTCTACCGGTGTTTTGCATCCAATTCAAGGTTTGGGGGAACTCATTTCTGAGCATCCTGACACCCTTCTATTGGTTGATGGCATCACGGCATTGGGGGCCTTACCCCTTCCCCTAGATGAGTGGCATATTGATGGCCTCGTGGGAGGCTCTCAAAAAGCTTTTATGCTTCCCACGGGCATGAGCTTTATTGCTTTTTCAAAGAAAGCACAAAAACGATTTGATACAGCTAAAATTCCTAGATTTTATTTTGATATTCGCAAAGAAAAAAAAGCCAATGAAACCGGTGAGACTTTTTTTAGCTCCAATGTCAGCCTGATCAAAGCCCTCAATTTTGTTTTAACAGAAATCGAGAAGAAGGGTCTGACAACTCAGTTTAATGAGAACAAAAGACGTTCTGAATTTACTTTATATATGATTCAACTCCTTGGTCTCAAATCCTATGCCCAAACACCTTCACCCTCCCTCACCGCCATGTGCTTACCGCCGGGGATTGATGGACAACTAGTCCGAGCCGAACTTGAGAAAGACTTTCAAATCACGGTCATGGGTGGTCAAGATCAAGCTAAAGGAAAAATTCTGCGTATTGGTCATATGGGATACATCCAAGATCATGAGTTGCTGAATTTGTCAGAGGCCCTTTACGAAGTCCTCTCTAAGCACCATTATAAGGCTCCCTTCGATCAAAAATTATATTCCAACAAACTAAATCAATGGTTAAAGGAAAATTAG
- the holA gene encoding DNA polymerase III subunit delta: MDPIVFQKFYSEVTDKKFRNFYFLYGDEEYLIERSYKYLSDSLLPLECRDFNFHVYYPEEVKAENILDTYEMYPMMSARRVMVFKNVGLFGDTQNSVLQEIFAKPNELVTAIFLGPFLDKKKKVFKILNTQAEAIEFKKPYDNQVPYWIKHLGTELGLEIDQEAIHQIHEFMGGDLRNIANELAKIKDFVFPKNQVSLKNILELLTMSSQDNSFLMVEKWINGDEATRLKITEMVIDSGESELGFLQLLARHLRILNQIKRGQQSQLSKDQLSKKNGIPIFFVDKYVLQSRHWSDSSISKVLSSLAKVELDLKKNPSLKKAILNFFSFF; this comes from the coding sequence ATGGATCCTATCGTCTTTCAAAAGTTTTATTCTGAGGTTACCGATAAAAAATTTAGAAACTTTTATTTTCTTTACGGAGATGAAGAGTATTTAATCGAAAGATCTTATAAATATCTCAGTGACTCTTTGCTGCCATTGGAGTGTAGGGATTTCAATTTTCATGTCTATTACCCTGAAGAGGTCAAAGCTGAAAATATTTTAGATACCTATGAAATGTATCCCATGATGTCTGCACGAAGAGTGATGGTTTTTAAAAATGTGGGATTGTTCGGTGACACCCAAAATAGTGTCTTGCAAGAAATATTTGCGAAGCCAAATGAACTAGTCACAGCGATTTTTCTTGGCCCCTTTCTCGACAAAAAGAAAAAAGTATTTAAAATTTTAAATACTCAGGCCGAAGCTATTGAGTTTAAAAAACCCTACGACAACCAAGTTCCCTACTGGATAAAACATTTAGGAACGGAATTAGGATTGGAAATAGATCAGGAGGCTATCCATCAAATTCATGAATTCATGGGTGGCGATCTTCGAAATATTGCTAACGAGCTAGCTAAAATTAAAGACTTTGTTTTTCCGAAAAATCAAGTTTCCCTCAAAAACATTCTCGAACTTCTGACGATGTCGTCACAGGATAATAGTTTTTTGATGGTTGAAAAGTGGATTAACGGTGACGAAGCGACGAGACTCAAAATAACGGAAATGGTTATCGATAGCGGAGAAAGTGAGTTGGGATTTCTTCAGCTATTGGCGCGTCATTTAAGAATTCTCAATCAGATTAAGAGAGGGCAACAGTCTCAACTCAGCAAAGATCAACTGAGTAAAAAGAATGGGATTCCCATTTTTTTTGTTGATAAGTATGTCCTTCAGTCACGACATTGGTCTGACTCTAGCATTTCCAAAGTCCTGTCATCTTTGGCAAAGGTAGAGTTAGATTTAAAGAAGAACCCATCTCTTAAAAAGGCCATTTTAAATTTTTTTAGTTTCTTTTAG
- a CDS encoding PilZ domain-containing protein, whose translation MNNAQAIEDLRRYPRKEFTRKVGILFAGDYRVVQGIELSEGGLSFSSELVYSVNRECVVTFKIPAGPFISLRAFTKHMKKIDGKIVVGISFVMVPFSNRRQIRNFVADRNKKK comes from the coding sequence ATGAATAACGCACAGGCCATTGAAGATCTCAGACGGTACCCAAGAAAGGAATTTACTCGCAAGGTAGGAATTTTGTTTGCCGGAGATTACCGAGTGGTTCAAGGTATAGAACTTTCCGAAGGAGGGCTTTCGTTTTCTTCTGAATTGGTATATTCAGTGAACAGAGAATGTGTGGTCACTTTTAAAATCCCCGCAGGTCCTTTTATCAGCCTTCGCGCTTTCACAAAACATATGAAGAAAATCGACGGTAAAATCGTTGTTGGGATTTCTTTTGTTATGGTGCCATTTTCAAACAGGAGACAAATCAGAAACTTTGTTGCAGACAGAAACAAAAAAAAATAA
- the rpsT gene encoding 30S ribosomal protein S20 — MATHKSAEKRARQTVKKTAINSSRKSRVRTAEKKILKALVQKDTKTIPELLKSFVSEATRAVTKGAFKKQTVSRKISRLSVKAHQALTAK, encoded by the coding sequence TTGGCTACTCACAAATCTGCAGAAAAAAGAGCAAGACAGACTGTTAAGAAAACGGCTATCAATTCATCAAGAAAAAGCCGTGTAAGAACTGCTGAAAAGAAAATTTTAAAAGCACTCGTTCAAAAAGACACAAAAACAATTCCTGAATTATTGAAATCTTTTGTGAGTGAAGCAACCAGGGCTGTCACCAAGGGAGCTTTCAAAAAACAAACTGTTTCAAGAAAAATCAGCCGCCTATCCGTTAAAGCCCATCAAGCTCTCACTGCAAAATAG